One part of the Dyadobacter sp. 676 genome encodes these proteins:
- a CDS encoding ATP-binding protein, which produces MLAHELRNPLSTVCNGIAVLKLTQQPDSQLADVVNMMDNHASHLVRMIDDLLDVSRVTQGKIVLKTERLEVSTLISLAVKGIEPQYESRGKLLHTTALPTGLFVEGDPTRLTQVINNLLTNSLRYTGDDGQVWVSLEMENQEALIKVKDNGIGLTTEQQTSVFELFVQGDNSLARSQGGLGVGLTLVKRLVEMHGGKVEARSQGLGLGSEFLVYLPLLNLPAQEQASRLDEGGQKAPLRILVIDDVEDLAKVTSMLLSIKGYQVDICTSGIEGVKAVEQSKPSVVLCDIGMPGLDGYQTAQLMRQGEWGRKVILIALSGYAQPDDVQKAKEAGFDTHLAKPVDIDQLQSAILKLTRS; this is translated from the coding sequence AGCCGGACAGCCAGCTCGCGGATGTGGTAAACATGATGGATAATCACGCGTCGCATTTAGTGCGGATGATCGACGATTTGCTTGATGTAAGCCGGGTCACACAAGGTAAAATAGTGCTCAAAACGGAACGGTTGGAAGTTAGCACATTAATATCCCTAGCCGTAAAAGGTATTGAGCCTCAATACGAGAGCCGGGGCAAACTACTCCACACTACGGCCTTGCCTACCGGGCTATTCGTTGAAGGTGACCCAACTCGGTTAACACAGGTAATCAACAATCTGCTAACCAACAGTCTCAGGTACACCGGCGATGATGGACAGGTATGGGTCAGCCTTGAAATGGAAAACCAAGAGGCACTCATAAAGGTCAAGGACAATGGAATTGGCTTGACGACTGAACAGCAGACATCTGTTTTCGAGCTGTTTGTGCAGGGCGATAATTCGCTCGCGCGCTCGCAAGGAGGGCTAGGCGTGGGCTTAACCCTGGTCAAGCGGCTTGTAGAAATGCACGGGGGTAAGGTCGAAGCGAGAAGCCAAGGGCTGGGGTTAGGAAGCGAGTTTCTGGTGTATTTGCCTTTACTAAATTTGCCGGCACAAGAGCAAGCTTCGAGGCTAGATGAGGGGGGGCAAAAAGCACCGCTGCGAATATTGGTGATCGATGATGTAGAAGATTTGGCTAAGGTGACATCCATGCTTCTGAGCATAAAGGGCTATCAGGTAGATATCTGCACAAGCGGTATCGAAGGGGTTAAGGCGGTCGAACAAAGTAAACCATCCGTTGTTCTTTGTGATATTGGAATGCCAGGTCTGGATGGGTACCAGACGGCGCAACTGATGCGTCAAGGTGAGTGGGGTAGAAAAGTTATTTTGATTGCCTTATCCGGTTACGCGCAGCCCGACGACGTACAAAAAGCGAAAGAAGCAGGCTTTGATACGCATTTGGCAAAACCAGTTGATATTGACCAGTTGCAAAGCGCAATATTGAAACTCACTAGGTCATGA
- a CDS encoding serine hydrolase domain-containing protein, with product MKGIEPAPTIFSLWLLILILIITSPVFGQIRHAHPQSDTYAGLIAKSEEYFAEKLKTDKIVGLSAAIIMDGKVVWKEGFGYSDRQTKVPMTVNTVVNIGSVTKTFTALSVMQLEERGLLDIQKPLTTYLPEFHPLARPGIHLDSITVKTLITHTSGIQSDIWRNSDLGSGKYTDVLGFINQTHLVYPAGLAGLYSNAGYNILGHMIKDVTKTDYADYVHKNIFNVLGMKHSGFAMDRLENRTKIYAYGQQAQEYELRDIASGGIYTDMNDFTRYAIGLLKAYRGESTRLLRQKTVKEMFSLQNAHVPLETNKKGLGWFMFRNDSTFAVYHAGSAGFTHAKLLLIPESNAAVIVMTNTAEGGQAAENFCFNLLPRLD from the coding sequence ATGAAAGGCATCGAACCGGCACCAACTATCTTTTCACTGTGGTTGTTAATCTTAATTTTGATAATTACTTCGCCTGTTTTTGGGCAAATCCGGCATGCCCACCCACAAAGTGATACCTACGCAGGCCTAATAGCTAAATCCGAGGAGTACTTTGCTGAAAAACTCAAAACGGATAAAATTGTAGGACTCAGCGCGGCAATTATCATGGATGGCAAGGTGGTTTGGAAGGAAGGATTCGGCTATTCCGACCGACAGACCAAAGTCCCTATGACGGTTAATACCGTAGTGAATATAGGCTCAGTAACAAAGACTTTTACCGCGCTTAGTGTCATGCAATTGGAGGAGCGTGGTCTTCTCGATATCCAAAAGCCCCTAACAACATATCTTCCAGAATTTCATCCCCTGGCACGCCCAGGAATTCATCTGGATTCGATTACCGTGAAAACGCTCATTACGCACACTTCCGGTATTCAATCAGACATATGGAGGAATTCAGATCTCGGTTCGGGGAAATATACAGACGTGCTCGGTTTCATCAACCAAACCCACCTGGTTTATCCGGCAGGATTGGCGGGACTATATTCGAATGCTGGCTACAACATCCTGGGGCATATGATCAAAGATGTTACCAAGACAGATTATGCAGATTATGTGCATAAAAATATCTTTAATGTTTTAGGGATGAAGCACTCAGGCTTCGCAATGGACCGGCTTGAAAATCGTACAAAAATTTATGCGTATGGCCAGCAGGCCCAAGAGTATGAATTACGGGATATTGCCTCCGGCGGTATTTACACGGATATGAACGACTTCACCAGATATGCTATCGGCCTGTTAAAGGCCTACCGTGGTGAATCGACCCGGCTGCTTAGGCAAAAAACAGTAAAAGAAATGTTTTCCCTGCAAAACGCCCATGTGCCATTGGAAACAAATAAGAAAGGACTTGGCTGGTTTATGTTCCGCAATGATTCAACTTTTGCTGTATACCATGCGGGTAGCGCCGGCTTTACACATGCCAAACTATTACTAATACCCGAAAGTAATGCAGCCGTAATAGTGATGACAAATACCGCCGAAGGCGGACAGGCGGCTGAGAATTTTTGCTTTAATCTGCTACCTAGGTTGGATTAA
- a CDS encoding recombinase family protein, which produces MKANKPEFELMMGFLREGDTIVIWQLDRLGRYIRALI; this is translated from the coding sequence ATGAAGGCCAATAAGCCCGAGTTTGAGTTGATGATGGGATTCTTGCGTGAAGGAGATACCATCGTGATCTGGCAATTGGACCGACTTGGACGATATATCCGCGCACTTATTTGA
- a CDS encoding two-component regulator propeller domain-containing protein: MSLLTLTTIILSRALAQQRDESHLSRFHSEHFTVGNGLPQNSVYSIVRDELGFMWLSTERGLVRYDGKEFTVFDNFGNTYTSGSIRNIGIDPRPTARGLYAINNEHRFIRIYQGSAVADTSLVKDLTGLPFTYPSQYKGHLLERLPKLDDIPGLTPYVAPIGQGRYFVYDQKTLRYYDNNQLKGHLAFPNKHPWGFFRLDNSLYHWGSGRLTRFTASSERLKYEPAVFKGALAGNPSLKDPGAFEIFWNNASNQTFIRLNQSLYYITVGENGNLDSKLILEGFNFSKDIIRAVYYDQKAERIFLGSHINGLLVLTRKKFATHAVPFPDTDQVYYGQARLGNRSILSSQGIVYEIDSVGQRVVARQIPLVTKSVTWDKTSIVVDANGDIWCKKQKRLMLISAGGSKMKASWNLPSEITQLYYGPDATIWIGTLTAGIFQIKTPLKAGNTPTQFIGPLPEVSWIQQAAGFLWIGTVDGLLRVEKATGKVIRIKGLNDIYVRSLHISTDGSEVWVTTYKSGLFLLKDLKLTRFPLDRERYLANTHCIVEDRNGFFWIPTNHGLFQVLKNDLLSYARHGSRLYYHLYSREDGFNSDEFNGRCEPCAVRLGSGHVSLPSMDGLVWYKPETIAAEVPDRPIVINSIQVDRHIQQAGQAVSFSQNQKELRIELLTPFFGNQNNLQFSYALRKKGSFPAEADWLPIEVVSGNKALITILTLGKGNYTLFVRKMNGFGQQGFSYKTIDISVPPFWYQTWWFYSLASILLIAVAAELIRNRVNRVRRVNLALEKQVNVRTAQLRTTLRDLQKSQDSIISQMRLQSRLMASIAHDVRSPLGAVIAVAAEQQKMIDKGQHKMAFSVSKDIEESIKQVKASLEEMLAYAKFRIYDHEPQTEIVNLNQLIDETMLLYGNNSRIHPNTFVNQVPSDTLVTTNVPLLKIIVHNLIDNANKFTDNGVIKAYVLSQPDSLRLYIEDNGRGISQELVMWFESEDRSEKEEPPTGIGLVMVKELAPSVVKSIRIERLSPGTRLTLTFHNH, translated from the coding sequence TTGTCACTTTTGACATTGACAACCATTATCCTTTCAAGAGCTCTCGCTCAGCAGCGCGATGAGAGTCACCTTAGCCGCTTCCACAGCGAGCATTTTACAGTCGGAAACGGCCTTCCCCAAAACAGCGTGTATTCAATCGTACGAGACGAACTGGGCTTTATGTGGCTTTCCACAGAACGTGGTCTGGTTCGTTATGATGGAAAAGAATTTACCGTTTTTGACAATTTCGGCAATACGTATACATCAGGGAGCATCCGTAATATCGGTATTGATCCGCGACCGACTGCGCGTGGCCTCTACGCAATTAACAATGAGCACCGCTTCATCCGAATTTATCAGGGTTCCGCTGTTGCCGATACCTCATTGGTTAAGGACCTCACGGGGCTGCCTTTCACCTATCCGTCACAGTATAAGGGGCACCTTCTGGAGCGCCTGCCTAAACTTGATGACATTCCCGGTCTGACGCCCTACGTAGCCCCCATAGGACAGGGTCGCTATTTTGTTTACGATCAGAAGACGCTACGCTATTATGATAACAACCAACTAAAAGGGCACTTGGCTTTTCCCAACAAGCACCCCTGGGGTTTCTTCCGCTTGGATAACAGCCTTTATCACTGGGGAAGTGGACGTCTTACCCGATTTACTGCCTCTTCTGAACGACTTAAATATGAGCCAGCTGTATTCAAAGGCGCGCTGGCCGGTAATCCTTCTTTGAAGGATCCCGGTGCCTTTGAGATCTTCTGGAACAACGCGAGCAATCAAACATTTATTCGCTTAAACCAGTCGTTATATTACATTACGGTGGGCGAGAACGGAAATCTGGACTCAAAGCTGATCTTGGAAGGCTTCAATTTCTCCAAGGACATCATTAGAGCAGTTTATTATGATCAAAAAGCGGAACGGATTTTTCTTGGTAGCCATATTAATGGGTTACTCGTGCTGACCAGGAAGAAATTTGCAACCCATGCCGTCCCTTTTCCCGACACTGATCAGGTATATTATGGACAGGCCAGATTGGGAAACCGAAGTATTTTGTCGAGCCAGGGCATTGTCTATGAAATAGATTCTGTTGGCCAAAGAGTCGTCGCACGCCAGATCCCTCTGGTAACAAAAAGCGTGACATGGGACAAAACCAGCATTGTAGTCGATGCTAATGGTGATATCTGGTGCAAAAAGCAAAAGAGATTAATGCTTATCAGCGCAGGAGGATCGAAAATGAAGGCCTCTTGGAACCTTCCGTCGGAAATCACACAATTATATTATGGCCCGGACGCGACGATTTGGATCGGTACCCTCACAGCTGGCATTTTCCAAATCAAAACGCCGTTAAAGGCCGGTAACACTCCTACCCAGTTTATCGGTCCGCTACCCGAGGTTTCATGGATACAGCAAGCTGCCGGCTTTTTGTGGATTGGGACAGTGGATGGGCTCCTACGCGTGGAAAAGGCTACTGGTAAGGTTATTAGGATAAAGGGTTTAAATGACATTTATGTTAGAAGCCTGCATATTTCCACTGACGGATCAGAAGTCTGGGTTACTACCTATAAAAGTGGACTTTTTCTATTGAAAGATTTGAAACTAACCCGGTTTCCACTCGACCGGGAGAGATACCTGGCCAATACGCATTGCATAGTAGAAGATCGTAACGGGTTCTTCTGGATACCGACTAATCACGGTCTTTTTCAGGTGCTTAAAAATGATCTTTTAAGTTATGCCCGCCACGGTAGCCGGTTATACTATCACCTCTATTCAAGGGAGGACGGCTTTAACAGTGACGAATTCAACGGTAGATGCGAGCCGTGCGCGGTTCGACTTGGTTCCGGTCATGTTTCCCTTCCCTCAATGGACGGTCTGGTTTGGTATAAACCGGAAACCATTGCTGCAGAAGTCCCTGACCGGCCAATCGTCATTAACAGCATCCAGGTTGATCGGCACATCCAGCAAGCCGGGCAGGCAGTGTCTTTTTCCCAAAACCAAAAGGAGCTCCGCATAGAGTTGCTTACACCATTTTTCGGGAACCAGAACAATCTGCAATTTTCATATGCATTGCGCAAGAAAGGTTCGTTCCCGGCAGAAGCTGATTGGTTGCCTATTGAAGTGGTGTCGGGCAACAAGGCTCTAATCACTATCCTGACGTTAGGCAAAGGCAATTACACGTTGTTTGTTAGAAAAATGAACGGTTTTGGTCAGCAAGGCTTCTCATATAAAACCATCGATATCTCCGTGCCGCCTTTTTGGTACCAAACCTGGTGGTTCTATTCATTAGCGAGTATCCTCTTGATTGCCGTTGCCGCTGAACTCATTAGAAACCGTGTCAACCGCGTGCGGCGGGTGAACCTTGCGCTGGAAAAACAAGTCAATGTACGAACCGCTCAACTGCGGACAACGCTCAGGGATCTACAAAAATCGCAGGACAGTATAATCAGCCAGATGCGCTTACAGTCCCGCTTAATGGCTTCCATTGCACACGATGTTCGCTCGCCATTAGGGGCGGTAATTGCGGTGGCGGCCGAACAGCAAAAGATGATCGACAAGGGGCAACATAAGATGGCTTTCAGTGTCAGCAAAGACATTGAAGAGTCGATAAAGCAAGTTAAAGCGTCGTTGGAAGAGATGCTCGCCTATGCTAAATTCCGCATTTATGACCATGAGCCGCAGACAGAGATCGTCAACCTAAACCAGCTCATTGACGAAACAATGCTACTTTATGGAAATAATTCACGCATCCATCCAAACACCTTTGTAAATCAGGTCCCTTCGGACACCTTGGTTACTACGAATGTGCCACTCTTGAAAATCATTGTCCATAACCTGATCGATAATGCCAACAAGTTTACCGACAATGGTGTAATCAAAGCCTATGTACTATCTCAACCCGACTCGCTACGATTGTATATTGAAGATAATGGACGCGGCATTTCCCAGGAGCTGGTCATGTGGTTTGAAAGCGAGGATCGCAGCGAAAAAGAGGAGCCGCCCACGGGGATTGGCCTTGTGATGGTCAAAGAGCTCGCGCCGAGCGTAGTCAAAAGTATCCGGATCGAGCGCCTGAGCCCCGGGACACGCCTCACGCTGACTTTTCATAACCACTAA
- a CDS encoding T9SS type A sorting domain-containing protein, with protein sequence MLRDVKVDGSGTVYGGAWSAGNTGTSLVALDNSGNRLWAKDWGSNIGYISISPDNSVYITGYYSGSETFGSTTLTSAGGLDVFVAKTSTSGNIEWAKSVGGPGDDNPVWISSNQNGEVLVGGWFDQIADFDPNECVYNLSSTASTLNSGYVLKLTERPFPDGVTLSASTLSPMTQQACILGIPQVIQGNAVGITAPSGYSTSISYQWQKATSPTGLWTNMEGEVFKDLQPLASSETLYYRRIVLGKSYFCRFDTLGVSEVASVTIGSNAAPLANANGPQWYVCGTGNNTVTLNGSATSGTGPYGYQWYQGSSNGGTLVGSAANFTTPAVTQATTYTLKVTDASGCIDTDQVTIVPAVANAGPDQSFCQGSGGVQIGSAPVASQSVVYAWTRVSGSPVTTLSCTNCAQPIANPTAATVYRLTVTVTKKDGTTCSTTDDITVTPVTAPGGVNAFAGPDRTICINSSVQLGSAIDATYAYNWTPGQFLNATDVARPTFTAGSSGLPTCSVNYTVTAVKNGCSFVDEVKVAVLNSTTSDTDDTECGPRWVTHEGFPNCPEAVYTWTVVSGNGTVLSTRNGGADAYLKSNTGTTVFRRTVTLNGVSCFSEVNIIPCGGNCDVEIETISAQGCPKSFPGEELRLAPKYINTTDWNYRWSPANLVDNATAREVKVLASNPATITLTITNKYDPSITCSESIDINPAGAAKPNINLADKFACYNSATPIGTNLAGYAYKWSPSVGLDNDSIPNPMATLTADQQYVVEIEDLVYGCKTIDTVNVKVARVVVDAGVDRTICNGATVTLGTPAPTGTNWTYAWQPTSAAWTNGTNATMPQPQVEFSATGGQTFILTVTDPESGCAATDSVTLRNELIPGEYASKADTICQGESIQLGRAPEPGVTYQWSGAGLSCTDCANPIATPTATTTYSLQISYPGCTSPMVDEVTITVNPVPAVTLNDATACSAAGVAIGFGANGNPAAPAGATFLWSPSTGLSSATVANPTATVTQRTTYSVTVTLPSGCTFTDEIEVTPNAGAGSDVTICPGESTQIGTPAIEGATYAWTGAGIVGAANVAQPTIRPTVTTTYTVTVTTASCTSTDQVVVTVNTPAAFNITGNTTICAGGTTTLSLVGSPAAGTSWQWSPTAGVSSPNATSTTIAPTATTTYRLTQTNLASGCSNFKEVVVVVNPNTIAANATPLAVCSNASVAMSLNVTSTGNYQYVWTPSTGLSNAFIANPTVSTGTARTYTVTITDTDSKCQLVQSVPVSIKPAAECLAPVSLRGNVFHDANGLTDVTVNTTSPVAIPTGLHVSLIGSDGTLLSTVEVGANGTFDFGLVNADTYSIVLHQTAGGSITPSLPSGWLNMGENLGAGAGSDDAVNGVLTNVQVVNVDVTNANFGIEVAPSADPYHRIIDQPSVGDIVNLSGSLPELTGSDPEDQPTSGSLSGKSVVITTLPTNTTLLYNGQPVMAGVEIRSFDPLKLQVQFTQETIGDINTSFEYAWVDAAGVQGSPAIYSLEWEKPLPVTLVSFQAHIQEGKTILNWATTEETNSDRFEIEHSTSGKAWTKVGTVLAKGESKGRVSYDFEHKQPVNGENLYRLKMIDADETFAYSAIRSVRLDVHSELTAYPNPVSDRLMIRNYQQIKQVVLHNAAGVKIYQSQKLTSEGIDVSKLQQGTYTITMTLFDGTISTHKVAVIR encoded by the coding sequence GTGCTACGGGATGTAAAAGTAGATGGTAGTGGAACCGTTTACGGAGGTGCCTGGTCAGCAGGCAATACAGGTACAAGTCTGGTTGCGTTAGATAACAGCGGGAACAGACTTTGGGCCAAGGATTGGGGGAGCAATATCGGCTATATCAGCATAAGCCCCGACAATAGTGTGTACATCACCGGATATTATTCCGGATCTGAAACGTTTGGCTCTACAACACTAACTTCTGCTGGCGGTCTGGATGTATTTGTCGCCAAGACGAGTACTTCTGGCAATATCGAATGGGCAAAAAGCGTCGGCGGTCCCGGTGATGATAACCCAGTCTGGATTTCATCTAACCAGAATGGCGAGGTTCTCGTCGGAGGGTGGTTTGATCAGATCGCCGATTTCGATCCTAACGAATGTGTGTATAACCTTTCGTCGACCGCTTCGACACTAAATAGCGGTTACGTCCTCAAACTCACGGAAAGACCCTTTCCGGACGGTGTAACCCTTTCCGCCAGCACGCTTTCGCCGATGACGCAGCAAGCCTGTATCCTGGGTATCCCGCAGGTTATTCAAGGCAATGCAGTGGGCATAACAGCGCCATCAGGCTATTCGACCAGCATTTCCTATCAATGGCAGAAGGCCACCAGCCCGACCGGCCTGTGGACCAACATGGAAGGGGAAGTATTCAAGGACTTGCAGCCGCTGGCATCCAGCGAAACGCTGTATTATCGACGGATAGTGCTGGGCAAAAGCTACTTCTGCCGATTCGATACGCTGGGAGTTTCGGAGGTGGCTTCTGTGACGATCGGCTCTAACGCCGCGCCTCTAGCCAATGCCAACGGCCCGCAGTGGTACGTTTGCGGCACGGGTAACAATACCGTGACATTAAACGGTTCGGCTACCAGTGGCACCGGCCCTTACGGCTATCAATGGTATCAAGGAAGCTCGAACGGTGGTACGCTCGTGGGCTCGGCAGCGAATTTCACAACGCCGGCCGTAACCCAGGCGACTACCTACACGTTGAAAGTGACCGATGCTTCGGGCTGTATCGATACGGATCAGGTGACGATCGTGCCGGCCGTCGCCAATGCAGGCCCCGACCAGTCGTTTTGCCAGGGCAGCGGCGGAGTGCAGATCGGCTCGGCACCGGTAGCAAGCCAGTCTGTGGTTTACGCCTGGACGCGCGTCTCAGGCAGCCCTGTCACAACGCTGAGCTGCACCAACTGCGCCCAGCCGATCGCCAACCCGACAGCAGCGACGGTTTACCGGCTCACGGTGACTGTTACGAAAAAGGACGGCACTACTTGCTCCACTACGGATGATATTACCGTTACTCCTGTAACCGCACCAGGCGGGGTAAACGCATTTGCTGGCCCCGACCGTACGATCTGTATCAACTCATCGGTACAGCTCGGTAGCGCTATTGATGCAACTTATGCCTATAACTGGACGCCGGGCCAGTTCTTGAATGCTACCGATGTGGCACGCCCGACATTTACAGCCGGCTCGTCCGGCCTTCCGACCTGCTCGGTCAACTACACCGTGACGGCCGTTAAAAACGGTTGCAGCTTCGTGGACGAGGTGAAAGTCGCTGTACTGAACTCGACCACTTCGGATACGGATGATACGGAATGCGGCCCGCGTTGGGTGACGCACGAAGGTTTTCCCAACTGCCCCGAGGCCGTTTACACATGGACAGTAGTGAGCGGAAATGGCACGGTGCTGAGCACCCGCAACGGTGGTGCGGACGCTTACCTGAAAAGTAATACGGGTACCACTGTGTTCCGCCGGACTGTTACGCTCAACGGCGTTTCCTGCTTCTCGGAGGTGAATATTATCCCGTGCGGGGGCAATTGCGACGTGGAAATCGAAACCATTTCCGCACAAGGATGTCCCAAATCGTTCCCGGGCGAAGAATTGCGCCTGGCCCCGAAATATATCAATACCACCGACTGGAATTACAGGTGGAGCCCAGCTAACCTGGTCGACAATGCGACTGCCCGTGAAGTGAAAGTACTGGCCAGCAACCCGGCAACGATCACGCTGACCATTACCAATAAGTATGATCCTTCAATTACCTGCTCGGAATCCATTGACATTAATCCGGCGGGTGCGGCTAAGCCAAACATTAATCTGGCCGATAAATTCGCTTGTTACAACAGTGCGACGCCTATCGGCACCAATCTGGCGGGATATGCCTATAAATGGAGCCCGTCGGTAGGACTTGACAATGACTCGATCCCTAACCCGATGGCAACCCTGACGGCAGACCAGCAGTACGTCGTGGAAATTGAGGACCTTGTATACGGCTGTAAAACAATCGATACAGTCAACGTGAAAGTAGCACGCGTGGTAGTCGACGCTGGCGTTGATCGTACCATCTGTAACGGCGCGACCGTCACCCTTGGAACGCCCGCTCCAACCGGTACCAACTGGACCTACGCATGGCAACCGACATCGGCTGCCTGGACCAACGGGACCAATGCCACTATGCCGCAGCCACAGGTGGAATTCTCGGCCACAGGCGGGCAGACCTTCATTCTGACCGTAACCGACCCTGAATCAGGCTGTGCGGCGACTGACAGCGTGACGCTCAGAAACGAGCTGATCCCGGGCGAATATGCCAGCAAGGCGGACACCATTTGTCAAGGGGAAAGTATCCAGCTTGGCCGTGCACCGGAGCCGGGTGTAACTTATCAATGGAGCGGGGCAGGCCTGAGCTGCACGGATTGTGCCAACCCGATCGCCACACCGACCGCAACAACCACATACAGCCTGCAAATCAGTTATCCTGGCTGTACTTCGCCGATGGTCGACGAAGTTACCATTACCGTCAATCCGGTACCGGCTGTAACGCTCAACGATGCTACGGCATGTTCGGCAGCGGGCGTAGCCATCGGTTTTGGGGCCAACGGGAACCCGGCAGCGCCGGCGGGCGCGACCTTCCTTTGGTCACCATCGACCGGCCTGAGCAGCGCCACAGTCGCTAACCCGACTGCGACTGTGACTCAACGCACAACCTATTCGGTAACCGTGACATTGCCAAGCGGTTGTACTTTCACCGACGAAATCGAGGTTACTCCGAATGCGGGTGCAGGCAGCGATGTGACTATCTGCCCGGGCGAATCGACCCAGATCGGAACGCCGGCTATCGAAGGTGCGACTTATGCCTGGACCGGCGCCGGCATCGTAGGTGCAGCTAACGTGGCCCAGCCGACCATCCGTCCGACCGTCACCACGACCTATACCGTCACCGTAACAACGGCAAGCTGCACCAGCACCGATCAGGTAGTAGTGACCGTGAACACACCCGCCGCGTTCAATATTACCGGTAATACTACCATTTGTGCGGGCGGAACCACTACATTGAGCCTGGTAGGCAGTCCGGCGGCCGGAACGAGCTGGCAATGGAGCCCAACTGCCGGGGTATCTTCACCGAATGCGACTTCCACCACCATCGCTCCGACGGCAACTACCACCTACCGTTTGACGCAGACCAACCTGGCTTCGGGTTGCAGCAACTTCAAAGAGGTAGTGGTTGTAGTGAACCCGAATACAATCGCGGCCAATGCAACTCCGCTTGCGGTTTGTAGCAATGCCAGCGTGGCAATGAGCCTCAATGTAACCTCGACCGGCAACTACCAGTACGTATGGACCCCGTCTACCGGTCTTTCGAATGCATTCATCGCCAACCCGACCGTGAGCACCGGTACAGCACGTACCTACACGGTAACCATTACCGACACCGATTCGAAATGCCAGCTGGTACAGTCGGTCCCGGTTAGCATTAAACCAGCCGCCGAGTGTCTAGCACCCGTATCGCTGCGTGGTAATGTGTTCCACGATGCGAATGGACTTACCGATGTAACGGTAAACACCACATCGCCAGTCGCGATCCCAACCGGGCTGCACGTTTCGTTGATCGGCAGCGACGGTACATTGCTTTCGACTGTGGAGGTAGGCGCGAACGGCACATTTGATTTCGGTCTCGTGAATGCGGATACTTACAGCATCGTCCTGCACCAGACCGCAGGCGGTTCCATCACGCCTTCGCTTCCAAGCGGCTGGCTGAACATGGGCGAAAACCTAGGCGCGGGAGCGGGCAGCGATGATGCCGTTAATGGTGTTTTGACCAACGTGCAGGTTGTCAACGTGGATGTTACCAATGCCAACTTCGGTATCGAAGTGGCGCCTTCGGCCGATCCCTACCACCGGATCATCGACCAGCCTTCTGTAGGCGACATCGTCAACCTGAGCGGCAGTTTGCCCGAGCTGACCGGTAGTGATCCGGAAGACCAACCTACCTCAGGCAGCTTGTCGGGTAAGTCGGTGGTGATTACCACGCTGCCGACTAATACCACCCTGCTTTACAACGGCCAGCCGGTGATGGCAGGTGTGGAAATCCGCAGTTTCGATCCGCTGAAATTACAGGTGCAGTTTACCCAAGAGACGATCGGCGATATCAACACCTCGTTCGAATATGCCTGGGTGGATGCAGCAGGTGTTCAAGGCAGTCCAGCGATTTACAGCCTGGAATGGGAAAAGCCACTGCCAGTTACGCTGGTGAGCTTTCAGGCGCACATCCAGGAAGGCAAAACCATATTGAACTGGGCAACCACCGAGGAAACCAACTCCGACCGCTTTGAGATCGAGCATAGCACCAGTGGCAAAGCTTGGACAAAAGTGGGCACCGTATTGGCTAAAGGCGAAAGCAAAGGCAGGGTGAGCTACGACTTCGAGCACAAACAGCCGGTGAATGGTGAAAACCTGTACCGTCTGAAAATGATCGACGCCGACGAAACCTTTGCTTACAGCGCTATCCGAAGCGTTCGCCTGGACGTGCATTCCGAGCTCACCGCTTACCCGAACCCGGTAAGCGATAGGCTGATGATCCGCAATTATCAGCAGATCAAACAAGTTGTTTTACATAACGCTGCCGGTGTAAAGATCTACCAGAGCCAGAAGCTGACCTCGGAAGGGATCGATGTTTCGAAGCTGCAACAAGGTACTTACACCATTACCATGACCCTGTTCGACGGCACTATCAGCACACACAAAGTGGCCGTGATCAGGTAA